A window from Pseudooceanicola algae encodes these proteins:
- a CDS encoding amidoligase family protein yields the protein MDRTSPNARPPRLPQRRDNDGNTRLLGVEVEFGGLTEDEAAALLADLFDAEIERDGTDLTVSDTPFGRCKIYIDTAYRKQVDSDFGRAALDLARNLVPVELVTSPFDPADLARLDALLVTFEDNGAFGTNRGILLGYGVHLNVQIASPEVGHLWSVLTAFALTEPLIRRAYPIDISRRLLPFVDRYPRSLRDALAKGPPADTRQLTKIYLDHAASRNHALDMLPILAHLDPQLIRRQFGDGSAISARPAWHFRMPDCRIEDPSWSLGAEWANWVAIEALAEDRATLDRLCAAWIDHRRDLTSTGTDWAETVSGVLRASDHARLAGGWRRWSS from the coding sequence ATGGACAGGACATCGCCGAACGCCCGCCCGCCCCGCCTGCCGCAGAGGCGCGACAATGACGGAAACACCCGCCTTCTGGGTGTCGAGGTCGAATTCGGCGGTCTGACCGAAGACGAGGCGGCGGCGCTGCTGGCGGACCTTTTCGATGCCGAGATCGAGCGCGATGGCACCGACCTGACCGTGTCGGACACGCCCTTCGGACGCTGCAAGATCTACATCGATACCGCCTACCGCAAACAGGTCGACAGCGATTTCGGCCGCGCCGCGCTGGACCTCGCGCGCAACCTCGTGCCGGTGGAACTAGTCACCTCGCCCTTTGACCCTGCGGACCTCGCGCGGTTGGATGCGCTGCTGGTCACCTTCGAGGACAACGGCGCCTTCGGCACGAACCGCGGCATCCTGCTGGGCTACGGCGTCCATCTGAATGTCCAGATCGCCAGCCCCGAGGTCGGGCACCTGTGGTCGGTGCTGACCGCCTTTGCGCTGACCGAACCGCTGATCCGGCGCGCCTATCCGATCGACATCTCGCGCCGTCTGCTGCCCTTCGTCGACCGCTACCCTCGCAGCCTGCGCGACGCGCTGGCCAAGGGGCCGCCCGCCGACACGCGCCAACTGACCAAGATCTACCTCGACCATGCGGCTTCGAGGAACCATGCGCTGGACATGCTGCCGATCCTTGCCCATCTCGATCCCCAGCTGATCCGTCGCCAGTTCGGCGACGGCAGCGCGATATCGGCCCGGCCGGCGTGGCATTTCCGGATGCCCGATTGCAGGATCGAGGACCCGAGCTGGAGCCTCGGCGCAGAATGGGCGAACTGGGTGGCCATCGAAGCGCTTGCAGAAGATCGTGCCACCCTGGACCGCCTCTGCGCGGCCTGGATCGACCACCGCCGCGACCTGACCTCGACCGGGACGGACTGGGCCGAAACCGTTTCCGGCGTGCTGCGCGCCAGCGATCACGCGCGGCTGGCAGGCGGCTGGCGGCGCTGGAGCTCGTGA
- a CDS encoding gamma-glutamyl-gamma-aminobutyrate hydrolase family protein → MARSESRRGRPVIGVTVSRHSGWRIYPLFWLNLRLAGARTLRWDTRAEVDLDAVDGLVIGGGDDIAPALYGTEIVTRVTLDPDRDQLEKSLIEQALDRGMPVLGVCRGAQMLNVVSGGTLHQDAFDVYESRKYRTILPRRRIAVDEGTHLARIAGMSPMRVNALHSQAVDRLGDGLRVAARDEAGMVQAVERIEDPFALGVQWHPEHIPYARRQRRLFRALASAARARAEGRGQGHEVTEEMAAETFF, encoded by the coding sequence TTGGCGCGCAGCGAATCCCGGCGTGGCCGCCCGGTCATCGGCGTCACCGTTTCGCGCCATTCCGGCTGGCGGATCTACCCCTTGTTCTGGCTCAACCTGCGGCTGGCAGGCGCGCGCACCCTTCGCTGGGACACCCGCGCCGAGGTCGATCTGGATGCCGTCGACGGCCTTGTCATCGGCGGCGGAGACGACATTGCCCCGGCGCTTTACGGGACCGAAATCGTGACCCGCGTGACCCTGGACCCGGACCGGGACCAGCTTGAGAAATCCCTGATCGAACAGGCGCTTGATCGGGGAATGCCGGTGCTGGGCGTCTGTCGCGGGGCGCAAATGCTGAACGTGGTCTCGGGCGGGACGCTGCATCAGGACGCCTTTGACGTCTACGAGTCGCGCAAGTACCGCACGATCCTGCCGCGCCGCCGGATTGCGGTTGACGAAGGCACCCATCTGGCACGTATCGCCGGCATGTCGCCCATGCGGGTCAATGCGCTGCACAGTCAGGCCGTGGACCGGCTGGGCGACGGCCTGCGCGTCGCCGCCCGCGACGAGGCCGGCATGGTCCAGGCGGTCGAACGGATCGAGGATCCCTTTGCGCTTGGCGTGCAATGGCACCCCGAACACATCCCCTATGCCCGCCGCCAGCGCCGCCTGTTTCGCGCCCTCGCCTCGGCCGCCCGCGCCCGTGCAGAGGGTCGCGGCCAGGGCCATGAGGTCACCGAAGAGATGGCGGCAGAAACCTTTTTCTAA
- a CDS encoding Rieske 2Fe-2S domain-containing protein, with translation MPITSTPPQDPTIPPEHLAQWLPVASAGDLALRHVFHGQLWGQELALWRADDGTVNVWENRCLHRGVRLSVGLNEGRELRCIYHGWRYANRTAGCTYIPAHPADAPARTICNRTYEAREAHGLIWSAVAPQPGTVWPDLPADLTALRPLPVTAPLDLCREFAADLAEDPTPLSPFCLRFGSRALWLFLQPSDAGKTILRGLIPGPVGRDVLRYWSHRFETLRRRIEAQAAHQPAPAPYAPVYAPVDPELAAMPARSRQGPKTELRARIAEHRQTAEGICALRLEPLEPRIPLPTPQPGAHIDIALPNGLTRQYSLTNGPGETGFYEIGVKLEPASRGGSAAVHGDLRQGDTVALSAPRNNFPLRRDAVQTILLAGGIGITPMLAMAQALAAQGLDYCLHAFARSAAHLPFAERRDRLGDAFQPHLGLDPQAVAAQLEQILAAPGFARHVYVCGPGAMLDAARRIAADRGWPEANVHFEYFSNTKTLDDSSRFEIALARSAMTLQVPAGTSILEVLRANGVDMPSSCEQGACGTCLAGVLDGAPDHQDVYLSQAEKAAGDRIMTCVSRARSGRLVLDL, from the coding sequence ATGCCAATAACTTCCACCCCGCCGCAGGATCCCACCATCCCCCCGGAGCATCTTGCCCAGTGGCTGCCCGTCGCCTCGGCCGGCGACCTGGCCCTGCGGCATGTCTTTCACGGTCAGCTCTGGGGGCAGGAGCTGGCGCTTTGGCGGGCCGATGACGGCACGGTCAACGTCTGGGAAAACCGTTGTCTGCATCGGGGGGTGCGCCTGTCGGTCGGGTTGAACGAAGGGCGCGAATTGCGCTGCATCTACCACGGCTGGCGCTATGCCAACCGCACGGCGGGCTGCACCTATATCCCCGCCCATCCCGCCGATGCCCCGGCGCGCACGATCTGCAACCGCACCTACGAGGCGCGCGAAGCCCATGGGCTTATCTGGTCCGCGGTGGCTCCGCAGCCCGGCACGGTGTGGCCGGATCTGCCCGCCGACCTGACCGCCCTGCGCCCCCTGCCCGTCACCGCCCCGCTGGACCTGTGCCGGGAATTCGCCGCCGACCTCGCCGAAGATCCCACGCCCCTGTCGCCCTTCTGTCTGCGCTTTGGGTCCCGGGCACTCTGGCTGTTCCTGCAACCCTCGGACGCGGGCAAGACCATCCTGCGCGGTCTGATCCCCGGCCCTGTGGGGCGCGATGTCCTGCGTTATTGGAGCCACCGTTTCGAAACCCTGCGCCGGCGGATCGAGGCACAGGCGGCCCACCAGCCTGCCCCCGCCCCCTATGCACCGGTCTATGCGCCGGTCGATCCCGAACTGGCCGCCATGCCCGCGCGCAGCCGTCAGGGGCCAAAGACAGAATTGCGCGCGCGCATCGCCGAACACCGGCAAACCGCCGAAGGGATCTGCGCCCTGCGACTGGAACCCCTGGAGCCGCGCATCCCCCTGCCGACGCCGCAGCCCGGCGCCCATATCGACATTGCCCTGCCCAACGGGCTGACCCGGCAATATTCGCTGACCAACGGGCCGGGAGAGACCGGGTTCTACGAGATCGGCGTGAAACTGGAACCGGCATCGCGCGGTGGCTCTGCGGCGGTGCATGGCGACCTGCGGCAGGGCGATACGGTTGCCCTTTCGGCGCCGCGCAACAATTTTCCCCTGCGCCGGGATGCGGTGCAGACGATCCTGCTGGCCGGGGGCATCGGGATCACGCCGATGCTGGCCATGGCGCAGGCCCTTGCGGCGCAGGGACTGGACTATTGCTTGCATGCCTTTGCCCGCTCGGCCGCCCATCTGCCATTTGCTGAACGCCGCGACAGGCTTGGCGATGCCTTCCAGCCGCATCTGGGACTTGATCCGCAGGCAGTGGCCGCCCAACTGGAACAGATCCTCGCCGCGCCCGGCTTTGCCCGGCATGTCTATGTCTGCGGCCCCGGCGCGATGCTGGATGCCGCCCGCCGGATCGCCGCCGATCGGGGCTGGCCCGAGGCCAATGTCCACTTCGAATATTTCAGCAATACCAAAACCTTGGACGACAGCAGCCGTTTCGAGATCGCGCTGGCCCGCTCGGCCATGACATTGCAGGTGCCGGCGGGGACAAGCATCCTCGAGGTGCTGCGTGCCAATGGCGTCGACATGCCATCCTCCTGCGAACAGGGCGCCTGTGGGACCTGCCTTGCCGGGGTGCTGGACGGGGCGCCGGATCATCAGGATGTCTACCTGTCGCAGGCCGAAAAGGCCGCGGGCGACCGGATCATGACCTGCGTGTCGCGCGCCCGCTCCGGGCGGCTGGTTCTGGACCTGTGA
- a CDS encoding glutathione S-transferase family protein: MKLYSYELSAECYKVRFFLSVLGLTCDVIGVDEYPGQEQQGEAFRAIAPLGRLPVLATGDGVIEDAQAILTYLALRHDPTGIWYPVDDPLRVALCGQWMGFGAALDASAGQARRALGMFAPLDVAAAQGAARGLLRQLDEHLWFAEQDGEAWLVPGEAPSIADLACFPAIALAEEGGVMLTDYPALRRWLDRVKRIPGFITMSGIFGTSPAPEG; encoded by the coding sequence ATGAAGCTTTATTCCTACGAACTTTCGGCCGAATGCTACAAGGTGCGCTTCTTTCTCAGCGTGCTGGGGCTGACCTGCGACGTGATCGGCGTCGACGAATATCCCGGGCAGGAGCAGCAGGGCGAGGCCTTCCGCGCCATCGCGCCGCTGGGGCGGCTGCCCGTTCTGGCGACCGGGGACGGGGTGATCGAGGACGCGCAGGCGATCCTGACCTATCTGGCCCTGCGCCATGACCCGACGGGGATATGGTACCCCGTGGACGATCCGCTGCGGGTGGCCCTGTGCGGTCAATGGATGGGTTTTGGAGCGGCGCTGGATGCAAGCGCGGGACAGGCCCGCCGCGCCCTTGGCATGTTCGCGCCCCTTGATGTCGCCGCCGCGCAGGGTGCCGCGCGCGGCTTGTTGCGCCAGTTGGACGAACACCTGTGGTTCGCCGAACAGGACGGGGAGGCCTGGCTGGTGCCGGGGGAGGCGCCCAGCATTGCGGATCTTGCCTGTTTCCCCGCCATTGCCCTGGCCGAGGAAGGCGGCGTGATGCTGACCGACTACCCGGCGCTGCGGCGCTGGCTGGACCGGGTCAAGCGTATCCCCGGTTTCATCACCATGTCCGGTATCTTCGGCACCAGCCCGGCGCCCGAGGGTTAA
- a CDS encoding ABC transporter permease, producing MTSLVLLGSYVVLVALAAYVVGAIRRMMTPSADFTSLKTVTFGDEAAVRPDRAASVISVLVIFLIWGAFTGSKWVPIHVPGPFMGETEFSYTAESPGGETGQGQVSVLVTEAGAKAEDPQVAPATGFVQNDSAVTAAWRSVLISAQRNDGEDAVITAVEGQPIQPGDTVKVPDGAVTMTNRGSLNFQPAKGLQMEPIWMPPPEAVVTRFVDILQNGFQNTPLLSHLGWSIWRVFAGFLLGSLVGIPLGYAMGLSGWVRGWFDPIVEFMRPVPPLALIPLVIIWFGIWETGKIVLLFLAALWVMTIAARAGVSGVNLAKVHAAYSLGANRRQILRYVILPNSLPEVFTGARVAMGVCWGTVVAAELVAAQKGAGMMIIAASKFQQTDTVLMGIVLIGLIGFGIDILMRFAERVMVPWRGHG from the coding sequence ATGACCAGCCTCGTCCTGCTTGGCAGCTATGTCGTTCTGGTGGCCCTGGCGGCCTATGTCGTCGGGGCGATCCGCCGGATGATGACACCTTCGGCGGATTTCACATCGCTCAAGACGGTGACCTTCGGGGATGAGGCGGCGGTGCGCCCCGACCGGGCGGCCTCGGTCATCTCGGTTCTGGTGATCTTCCTGATCTGGGGGGCTTTCACGGGGTCGAAATGGGTGCCGATCCATGTGCCCGGCCCCTTCATGGGGGAAACAGAATTCAGCTATACGGCTGAAAGTCCGGGCGGCGAGACCGGGCAGGGGCAGGTCAGCGTGCTGGTGACCGAAGCCGGGGCCAAGGCCGAGGACCCGCAGGTCGCACCTGCCACCGGCTTCGTGCAGAACGACAGCGCGGTGACGGCGGCCTGGCGGTCGGTCCTGATCTCGGCGCAGCGCAACGACGGCGAAGATGCGGTGATCACGGCCGTGGAAGGCCAGCCGATCCAGCCCGGCGATACCGTAAAGGTGCCCGATGGCGCGGTGACGATGACCAATCGCGGATCGCTGAACTTCCAGCCCGCGAAGGGCCTGCAGATGGAGCCGATCTGGATGCCCCCACCCGAAGCGGTGGTAACCCGGTTCGTGGACATCCTGCAGAACGGCTTCCAGAACACGCCGCTGCTGTCGCACCTCGGCTGGTCGATCTGGCGGGTCTTCGCGGGCTTCCTCCTTGGCTCGCTGGTGGGCATACCGCTTGGCTATGCCATGGGGCTGTCGGGCTGGGTGCGCGGCTGGTTCGACCCAATCGTCGAATTCATGCGCCCGGTGCCGCCGCTGGCCCTGATCCCGCTGGTGATCATCTGGTTCGGTATCTGGGAAACCGGCAAGATCGTCCTGCTGTTCCTCGCCGCGCTCTGGGTCATGACCATCGCGGCGCGGGCCGGCGTGTCGGGCGTGAACCTGGCCAAGGTGCATGCGGCCTATTCGCTGGGGGCGAACCGGCGCCAGATCCTGCGCTACGTGATCCTGCCCAATTCCCTGCCCGAGGTCTTTACCGGCGCGCGGGTCGCCATGGGCGTCTGCTGGGGCACGGTCGTCGCGGCCGAACTGGTCGCGGCGCAGAAGGGCGCGGGCATGATGATCATTGCCGCCTCGAAATTCCAGCAGACCGACACGGTGCTCATGGGCATCGTGCTGATCGGCCTTATCGGTTTCGGCATCGACATCCTGATGCGCTTTGCCGAGCGGGTCATGGTGCCCTGGAGGGGGCACGGCTAG
- a CDS encoding taurine ABC transporter ATP-binding protein, whose amino-acid sequence MDGLQIDNLSMRFDLANGKHVQALQDVSLSLEKGEILSVLGPSGCGKSTLLNILAGFLAPTSGQVLMNGKAISGPGPERGMVFQKGALFEWMNVRRNVEFGPRMKGMPEVERNTIVENLLNTVGLRDFKEKAVYELSGGMQQRVALARCLANEPELILMDEPLGALDALTREKMQGLILKLWKDTGKTVILITHSVEEALLLGERLLVMAPRPGRIHKEYRLPFAERAVGADLREVKKSAGFAETRDEILSMIWEMEEEIMGGAET is encoded by the coding sequence ATGGATGGGCTTCAGATAGACAATCTTTCGATGCGGTTCGATCTTGCGAACGGCAAACACGTCCAGGCGCTGCAGGATGTCTCGCTCTCCCTCGAGAAGGGAGAGATCCTTTCCGTGCTCGGCCCTTCGGGCTGCGGCAAGTCCACGCTGCTGAACATCCTCGCCGGCTTTCTGGCGCCGACCTCGGGGCAAGTGCTGATGAACGGCAAGGCGATCTCGGGGCCCGGTCCGGAACGCGGCATGGTCTTCCAGAAGGGCGCGCTGTTCGAATGGATGAACGTCCGGCGCAACGTCGAATTCGGCCCCCGCATGAAGGGGATGCCCGAGGTCGAGCGCAATACCATCGTGGAAAACCTGCTCAACACCGTGGGCCTGCGCGATTTCAAGGAAAAGGCGGTCTATGAGCTTTCGGGCGGGATGCAGCAGCGGGTCGCGCTGGCGCGCTGCCTTGCCAATGAACCGGAGCTGATCCTGATGGATGAACCGCTCGGCGCGCTGGATGCGCTGACGCGGGAAAAGATGCAGGGGCTGATACTGAAGCTGTGGAAGGACACGGGCAAGACCGTGATCCTGATCACCCATTCCGTCGAAGAGGCCCTGTTGCTGGGTGAACGCCTGCTGGTCATGGCACCGCGACCGGGCCGCATTCACAAGGAATACCGGCTGCCCTTTGCCGAACGGGCCGTGGGTGCAGACCTGCGCGAGGTCAAGAAAAGCGCCGGATTTGCCGAAACACGTGACGAGATCCTGTCGATGATCTGGGAAATGGAAGAGGAAATCATGGGCGGAGCGGAAACATGA
- a CDS encoding taurine ABC transporter substrate-binding protein: MKRSLTPLLAGTAMLLGAQGAQADITVGYFLEWPMPFLAAKADGLYDEALGETVTWVSFETGTAMSAAMASGDVQMSVSQGVPPFVVAASAGQALQVIDVAVSYSENDNCVVATALEIDKTTAADLEGKTVAVPIGTSAHYGFLRQMDHFGVPLNSLKIVDMAPVDGAAALAQGAVDFACGYGGGLSRMKEHGNVLLTGAEKEDLGILVFDVTSAPTDFIAENEDLVSAFLKVTADANAKWASGEGGDEMLAAIARESGMDLAATTAAIETFTFPTVEEQLSDKWLGANAATFMKGVADVFATSGSIDAALDSYEGSVNTGPLAAIADDVQG; encoded by the coding sequence ATGAAAAGATCCCTTACCCCGCTGCTGGCCGGGACCGCGATGCTGCTTGGTGCCCAGGGCGCGCAGGCCGATATCACCGTCGGCTACTTCCTGGAATGGCCGATGCCCTTCCTCGCGGCCAAGGCCGACGGTCTCTACGACGAGGCGCTTGGCGAAACCGTCACCTGGGTCAGCTTTGAAACCGGCACGGCGATGTCGGCGGCCATGGCTTCGGGCGATGTGCAGATGTCCGTCAGCCAGGGTGTCCCGCCCTTCGTCGTCGCCGCCTCTGCCGGGCAGGCGCTGCAGGTGATCGACGTGGCTGTCAGCTATTCCGAGAACGACAATTGCGTCGTCGCCACCGCGCTCGAGATCGACAAGACCACCGCCGCCGACCTGGAAGGCAAGACCGTCGCCGTGCCCATCGGCACCTCGGCGCATTACGGCTTCCTGCGCCAGATGGATCACTTCGGCGTGCCGCTCAACAGTCTCAAGATCGTCGACATGGCGCCGGTCGATGGCGCGGCGGCCCTGGCCCAGGGCGCGGTCGATTTCGCCTGCGGCTATGGCGGCGGTCTGAGCCGGATGAAGGAGCACGGCAACGTTCTGCTGACCGGCGCCGAGAAGGAAGATCTCGGTATCCTGGTCTTCGACGTGACCTCGGCCCCGACCGATTTCATCGCCGAGAACGAGGACCTGGTGTCGGCCTTCCTGAAGGTCACGGCGGATGCCAATGCCAAATGGGCCTCGGGTGAGGGCGGAGACGAGATGCTGGCGGCCATCGCCAGGGAATCGGGCATGGATCTGGCGGCCACCACAGCGGCCATCGAGACCTTCACCTTCCCCACGGTCGAAGAACAACTGTCCGACAAGTGGCTGGGCGCCAACGCGGCGACGTTCATGAAGGGCGTGGCGGATGTCTTTGCCACCTCCGGCAGCATCGACGCCGCGCTCGACAGCTACGAAGGTTCGGTCAACACCGGCCCGCTCGCGGCCATCGCGGATGATGTGCAGGGCTAA
- the pdxR gene encoding MocR-like pyridoxine biosynthesis transcription factor PdxR, with protein sequence MAIPAETFFLSGEQETTLQQQIQQIVSEAILSGRCLAGEKMPSTRHLAEHLGVARITVTNAYTELVASEYLTSRGRSGFFVAETAPQRPILAITERRSSAQIDWARKISQKVSDALPIVRPANWRDYKFPFIYGQSDARLFDHRNWRACALKAVGRKDFDTLATDHYERDDPMLLEFILRQILPRRGITARPEEILITMGAQNALWMTAQLLLTQRRKAVMENPCYPGLRHILRQSRCTLDLVDVDQDGLPPERIPQDADVVYTTPSHHCPSNATMPLARRRALLDRAERDDFIIVEDDYEFEMSFLKSPSPALKSLDRSGSVVYMGSFSKSIFPGLRLGFIVAPEPFISEARALRSMVLRHPPSHMQRTTAYFLSLGHFDAQITRMARSYRARRALMEQSLRQHGLTPAAPETFGGSSFWMKAPDLVDTSKLAMDLRQHSVLIEPGEAFFAAGDESRSYYRLAYSSIASARIEEGVALIARVMEDHLGAPLPDRE encoded by the coding sequence ATGGCGATACCGGCCGAAACCTTCTTCCTGTCCGGTGAACAGGAAACCACCCTGCAACAGCAGATCCAGCAGATCGTATCGGAGGCGATCCTGTCGGGGCGGTGTCTGGCGGGGGAAAAGATGCCCTCCACCCGGCATCTGGCCGAACATCTGGGCGTGGCGCGGATCACGGTGACCAACGCCTATACGGAGCTGGTGGCCAGCGAATACCTGACCTCGCGGGGGCGATCGGGCTTCTTCGTGGCCGAGACCGCGCCGCAAAGGCCGATCCTGGCGATCACCGAACGTCGCAGCAGCGCCCAGATCGACTGGGCCCGCAAGATCAGCCAGAAGGTGTCGGATGCGCTGCCCATCGTGCGGCCCGCGAACTGGCGTGACTACAAGTTTCCCTTCATCTACGGGCAAAGCGATGCGCGGCTCTTTGATCACCGAAACTGGCGGGCCTGCGCGCTGAAAGCGGTGGGGCGCAAGGATTTCGACACGCTGGCCACCGATCACTATGAACGCGACGACCCGATGCTGTTGGAATTCATCCTGCGCCAGATCCTGCCCCGGCGCGGCATCACTGCGCGACCCGAAGAGATACTGATCACAATGGGCGCGCAGAATGCCCTGTGGATGACTGCCCAGCTGCTGCTGACCCAGCGCCGCAAAGCGGTGATGGAGAACCCCTGCTACCCCGGCCTGCGCCATATCCTGCGCCAGTCGCGCTGCACGCTGGACCTGGTCGATGTCGATCAGGACGGCCTGCCCCCCGAAAGAATCCCGCAGGATGCCGACGTGGTCTATACCACCCCGTCGCACCATTGCCCGTCCAATGCCACCATGCCGCTGGCCCGCCGCCGCGCCCTGCTTGACCGGGCCGAGCGGGACGATTTCATCATCGTCGAGGACGACTACGAATTCGAGATGTCCTTCCTGAAATCCCCGTCCCCGGCACTGAAGTCGCTGGATCGCTCGGGGTCGGTCGTCTACATGGGCTCGTTTTCCAAATCGATCTTTCCCGGTCTGCGCCTTGGCTTCATCGTCGCACCGGAACCTTTCATATCAGAGGCCCGCGCCCTGCGGTCCATGGTGCTGCGCCACCCGCCCAGCCATATGCAGCGCACCACGGCCTATTTCCTGTCGCTGGGGCATTTCGATGCGCAGATCACCCGGATGGCGCGCAGCTATCGCGCCCGGCGCGCACTGATGGAACAAAGCCTGCGTCAGCACGGGCTGACCCCGGCCGCGCCTGAAACCTTTGGCGGGTCGTCCTTCTGGATGAAGGCGCCCGATCTGGTGGATACCTCGAAACTGGCGATGGACCTGCGCCAGCACAGCGTGCTGATCGAACCGGGCGAGGCGTTCTTCGCCGCCGGCGACGAAAGCCGCAGCTACTACCGGCTGGCCTATTCCTCCATCGCCTCGGCGCGGATCGAGGAAGGCGTGGCGCTGATCGCCCGCGTCATGGAAGACCACCTTGGCGCCCCCCTGCCCGACCGCGAATGA
- the thiC gene encoding phosphomethylpyrimidine synthase ThiC, producing the protein MNKPVPTITTGPLPASQKIHVHGPTHDIRVPLREISVTGEAPLRVYDSSGPYTDPRIGIDIAMGLPDVRGGWLQSRGEVEAYEGRTITAADNGFAEGDRLTPAFPRQPVPMRATGDRAVTQLAYARAGIITPEMEFVAIRENEGRLSGEAQDGDPMGADLPDLVTPEFVRREIAEGRAIIPANINHRELEPMIIGRNFKVKINANIGNSAVTSSMEEEVEKMVWAIRWGADTVMDLSTGRNIHNIRDWIIRNAPVPIGTVPLYQALEKVNGIAEDLTWEVYRDTLIEQAEQGVDYFTIHAGVRLHMIPMTVKRVTGIVSRGGSIMAKWCLHHHRESFLYEHFEEICEICRRYDVSFSLGDGLRPGSIADANDEAQFAELETLGELTKIAWARDCQVMIEGPGHVPMHKIKANMDKQLEHCHEAPFYTLGPLTTDIAPGYDHITSAIGAAMIGWFGTAMLCYVTPKEHLGLPDRDDVKTGVITYKLAAHAADLAKGHPGAQLRDDALSRARFEFRWEDQFNLGLDPDTAREMHDETLPKEAHKVAHFCSMCGPKFCSMRISHDIRAAAEKQDGMARMAEKFRDGGDLYMPAEDVQEPAE; encoded by the coding sequence ATGAACAAACCTGTCCCCACGATCACCACCGGGCCCCTGCCCGCCTCGCAGAAGATCCATGTCCATGGGCCGACCCACGACATCCGCGTCCCCCTGCGCGAGATTTCCGTGACCGGCGAGGCGCCGCTGCGCGTCTACGACAGCTCCGGCCCCTATACCGATCCGCGTATCGGCATCGACATTGCCATGGGCCTGCCGGATGTCCGGGGCGGCTGGTTACAGAGCCGGGGCGAGGTCGAGGCCTACGAAGGCCGGACCATCACCGCCGCCGACAACGGCTTTGCCGAAGGCGACCGGCTGACCCCAGCCTTTCCGCGCCAACCCGTGCCGATGCGGGCCACCGGGGATCGCGCCGTGACCCAATTGGCCTATGCCCGCGCCGGGATCATCACGCCCGAAATGGAATTCGTCGCCATCCGCGAAAACGAAGGCCGCCTGTCCGGCGAAGCGCAGGACGGCGATCCGATGGGCGCAGATCTGCCCGATCTGGTGACCCCGGAATTCGTGCGCCGCGAGATCGCCGAGGGCCGCGCCATCATTCCCGCCAACATCAACCACCGTGAACTGGAGCCGATGATCATCGGGCGCAACTTCAAGGTGAAGATCAACGCCAATATCGGCAACTCCGCCGTGACCTCCTCGATGGAGGAAGAGGTGGAAAAGATGGTCTGGGCGATCCGCTGGGGCGCCGACACGGTGATGGACCTGTCGACGGGGCGCAATATCCACAATATCCGCGACTGGATCATCCGCAACGCGCCGGTGCCCATCGGCACGGTGCCGCTGTATCAGGCGCTGGAAAAGGTCAATGGCATCGCCGAGGACCTGACCTGGGAGGTCTATCGCGACACGCTGATCGAACAGGCCGAACAGGGGGTGGATTACTTTACCATCCACGCCGGGGTGCGCCTGCACATGATCCCGATGACCGTGAAACGCGTCACCGGCATCGTGTCGCGCGGCGGCTCGATCATGGCCAAGTGGTGCCTTCATCATCACCGCGAAAGCTTTCTCTACGAACATTTCGAGGAGATCTGCGAAATCTGCCGCCGCTACGATGTGTCCTTCAGCCTCGGCGACGGTCTGCGCCCCGGCTCGATTGCCGATGCCAATGACGAGGCGCAGTTTGCCGAGCTCGAGACACTGGGCGAGCTGACCAAGATCGCCTGGGCCCGCGATTGCCAGGTCATGATCGAAGGGCCGGGCCATGTGCCCATGCACAAGATCAAGGCCAACATGGACAAGCAGCTGGAACATTGCCACGAGGCGCCGTTCTACACGCTTGGTCCGCTTACCACCGATATCGCGCCGGGCTATGACCATATCACCAGCGCCATCGGTGCGGCGATGATCGGTTGGTTCGGCACCGCGATGCTGTGCTATGTGACGCCCAAGGAACACCTTGGCCTGCCCGACCGCGATGACGTGAAGACCGGGGTCATCACCTACAAGCTGGCCGCCCATGCCGCCGACCTGGCCAAGGGGCACCCCGGTGCGCAGCTGCGTGACGATGCGCTTAGCCGCGCCCGGTTCGAGTTCCGCTGGGAGGATCAGTTCAACCTTGGCCTCGATCCCGATACCGCGCGCGAAATGCATGACGAGACCCTGCCGAAAGAGGCCCACAAGGTCGCGCATTTCTGTTCCATGTGCGGGCCAAAGTTCTGCTCCATGCGGATCTCCCACGACATCCGCGCCGCCGCCGAAAAGCAGGACGGCATGGCGCGCATGGCCGAGAAGTTTCGCGATGGCGGTGATCTTTACATGCCCGCCGAGGACGTACAGGAACCGGCGGAATGA